The genome window TAGGAACGTGTCTTTTATGGCACATTATATCACTGCTCCGAATCGCTGCATCTGATAGAGTTTAAAGATAATTGGATGGTGAATCTTGTTGTTGCAAAGTCCTTCTGTGATAAAGTGGCTGCATTAGACGTTTCTGCGAGCTAAAAGTAGTCTTTTAGCGCACATATGCGGTAAAATGATTTACCGCACGTACCGGTGTCAAATATTTTGTGTGGTCTTAAAAACGATATATcgtttatatttaattgaacttaCAGACGGAGATAACACACATGCGCTCGTGGGAAAAATGTGGCACCTAACATATGCGGAAGTGCCTTTACTGCACCCGATTGGTGACCGAACTCCACTTTGCATAGTTTAGTAATCAGCAATCAGAGTGCGGTAAAGTGCCACTTTCTGCACTTGTTATTTAAATCGCTATTTCCAAATTCTGTAGTTCACTCACATTTGACATTTGACATTGTTTACTTTCAAGCATTCTGTATGAGCAAATGTGCTTAAGAAAATccatacatattttattgctAATTAACGTTTACCTGCAAGTAATAgtagaatattttatattactcaattaaaattaaagttattaaataatttattagttaCTATATCTACTATAGTGACTAAATTGGAGCTTTTTGCTGTAAACTTCTTCCTTACTTTTATCTTGGTGGTTTTATATTTCGTATGCATTTTGATGCACATTTGGTTCTTTAACAAGCTGCAAAGTTTACTATTACTACTCAGTGTTAGGTTTGGTAACACCGTTAATGATCAAACCAGTAGAATTTTGAAACCTTGGCCTACAAAATATAGTGAGTGGTGTTAGTTTTCAAGTAACTCATACAACAAGCAACGTGTCTCATTTAACACGCAATACTACACCCCAATAACTAttgtacatagaataattatttttagccAGTATAACGATACCTACCTATAACTACTTCTTAGGCAAGAAcaggataataaaaatacctcCACACCTaagtattaaaattgcaattttggcGCATAACTTTTGTTGTTTGCAATGGTGGCAATTTCTTAATCACAACTGTGTAATAATGTTATATTGGTGCACGCAGAGGTATATGTTAAGTGGCCACTAGAAATTAAAGATTcacaatgtaaaaataaattatgaagtAATATGGCGTCATTGACGCTCACTGGGTCAAGATGGTAATATGAAGGAGCTTCCTTTGACTGGAGAAACGTTTTCAGACCGTTAGTCTAGACTATCATTAAcgtgataataataaattaaacaaactgatatttcttaaaaaaaaaaacagattgtAAAGCATCTATGGCACTACGATTGAGAATTGATGATATGGAATTCAATTAATCTCaagaaaattcatataaagCCAATGTCTATGAAATACTATACAATTATCAaatcttgcaaaatcttagAAAGTAAAAAGAGTGCCCATGTTCTTCCGTCTCCACTCATGATCATTTGCGATATATTTGACCACTTCTCtatggtttttattttcagtgcGCGATTCCTCAGCGAAATCTGTTCAAGGCATCTTGAGAGGCAGCATCGCCCAATTCGGACATTTCGAAGAATGCCTCACTGCAAAAGCCCCTTTTCCCACTCAGTATTGCATAGCTACCATAGCAGCTGACATCCCAATACCCAGCAACCCTAGAGACTCCAAATCGCTGGCTTACGGAGAAAACGAGACTGTGATCAACAAAATATACGTGAGTATTTACTGCATGATGCAGATAAAAGACAGATTTATTCGATAGTCAATTGCAAAATCTCTGCTTTAGCTTAATGATATGGATATTGCCAAATGCATTAGGAAATTATCGGTATATTGGTCTTTGTATCGTTTACAACACCTACCTAAGTTAATCGCCCCATGGTCTTAAATCTAAATAAGATTGGAACCTACTATAACGTGTATTAATCGTTATAGCAGTTCAAATTCAGGTTTGgttgcaataattatttcacttttattgCATGAATTTAAGTAGGTCTGCAATAgttgcatttaatttttatttttgcaaactaATCAACTTACAAGTGAACGAAACTAAACTATAGCTACGAAATACCTATTAGCCATGACCATGACTATATACTAATTGAGCCACAAATTCCTGAAATATCGATTAgtaaatgtatttaataaattggtcTAGAAAGCATCGagatcttttcattttttttgaaaattgtgaaTGAGGACTACAACCCTTGGAATAGCAATTTGGATGATGGACCTTCGTTTATCCCATTTCCCTTAtcttattatgaaaaaaaggaaaaaacaaattaactatacagggtgtaacaaatGCGAGTCTATGTATtgggattttgaaaatggtacgATATACAATGTCGGTTAAACGAAGacaaaattgcatattttgacCCTCAAGAATAATTCATTtgcgaattttttaaaatctgaacattttctgaaatatccgataaaacataaaaattttgatttcgtttttctcaaaaaatttgaaatccattATTCGGAGAAatctgataataaaatattattagagtactttttattggattttctGTCGATGTGATTAGCATTTTTAATCGAcgattggtttttgagatatcatgagctattttggattttcttaGGGACgccattttggatttttacaaaattgatatctatttgaaatttccgTTCCCGTGATGTATTATGTTCcagtattttagtaaaatttatatgaataaaagtaaaaaaaccttttccaTCAAAAGAACCTTCAATTGCGTTTGCCATGTCGACAAACATCAGAtcttattttgttaatttatttagtacTCAGtccacaaattttattaaataataaaggtaACAAAATATGATCTGATGTTTGTTAACTTGACATGGTAACGCAATTGAAGGTGCCTTAAAtggaaaaggtttttttacttttattcatataaaattcattaaaatactgGAACATAATACGTCACtgggaaataaatttcatatagATAGCAATTTTGGAGAAATCCAAGATGGCGGTCGTAAGGAAATCCAAAATAGTTCATGATACGTCAAGAACTAATCGTCAAGTAAAAATACCGATCACACCAGTAGAAAGCCAGGCAAGAAGTGctctaataatgtttcattatcaGCTTTGTCCAAATAAtggttttcgagttttttgagaaaaataaaaatccaaatttttggttttcatCGGATATTGCCAAAGTATTCGGATTTGTAAAAATTCGCAAATGGATTATTATTGAACATCAAAATACGCAAatttgcctccatttaaccgactttgtaTTTGTTAACGTCTCCAAGATCCCCATACATAAACTCGAActtgtaacaccctgtatatcaaccATCaagattagaaaaatttctaattctcATTGACCGACATTTGTTCACCTTTAACCAAAACAACTGAGCCACATCTTGTCAAGGAATCAGGAAGAACTACAGAATACGAGAGCAAAGCGGTGTCACAACTCCGAACACAATGAGAATCGTTATCCAATACAGCAGCAAACCGCGACATCGTTAACCGATCTTCACACGATAATTCGTCAGGTTTGTTTTTGAACCGCGAACGGTACCCTAGTACACTGACATTGAAAGTAACAGTTATGTAATTGACCTACAACCGGTATCACCGGCAGCTATAATGGACTCCGTATTATATAATTCTTATGGGTTTATTCACATTAGTGTAACTGCACCGACACGAAAACCTAAGTGAAGCGAGAACGAAACAAAAGCCAATTTCAATATAGAATAATTCGGGATTTATTATCTAATTATCATTGAAGTGATTAAGCATGCAGGAATATACATGAATGTTTAAAGTAATTGggaaaagaagaagaaaatataattgcATAAGCAGGTAGTTCAACTagcaattttatgttttataaaaGGAGAGAAAACGTTTCCAAAACTAATTTCCATAACACTCCATAATGGTACCTTTCAAAGCTAgtagaggaaaaaataatttaatcggGCAATGGATGGATGATTATCAGATCTTTCTaactaaatttctatttaGGACAAGAAAGATCCTTCCCAGCAACCAGAAAATGTGGTACTTCTTGGTTGGTGCATACCAGCTGCCTGCAAACCACCAgagatagaaaaatatttaaacaaatatctAGCGAGGGTAGATACTCCCCTGAGAAAGGAGAATGTGACCTATATGTCCCATGTTGCTGAACAGAGCTGCCAGCTGCAGGTCAGCGAAAGGAATTGGGATCAACTGGACATATCTTTTGTGTAAGTTTCTAGACCTCATCGTTTGCTCATTAAATTCATAATATCGTTTTAGGTTGGTGTCTGccataataatatttttgattataaCTTCGACGATTTGCGACTTTATATGGCCCAACGAGGAGAAACTACACGGAGGTAAAATTTCCACAAACCTATGTATTTGCCTATGAATCTTAAACGCCTTTTAGGCTCCCCTCTGAGAAACCTCCTAGTCGCCTTCTCAGTAACTAAGAATTACTCTAAACTGGAACGTAGTGAGGACTCCAACCCTGCACTTGAAGTGCTGTACGGAATGAGggtaatttgcattttcatgATAATAACCGATCATCGGTTTGGCACTTTCTTGAGCAGCGgcatattgaattttgatacTGTTGAGGAGGTAAAAAGCGCGCCCATTTTCTAGctgcatattaaatttgattatttccaGCAATACAGGTCTTTCTTTGGAACCCTGGTTTTCCACGGAGACTTATTCGTGGattcttttttcattcttagTGGATTACTGGTAACCTACTGCCTTTTAGTGCAATGGGAGAAGAAGTTTTTGAATccgatttttataattattttgcgATACATGAGGTATTATTTTAGTGTAGGAAGATTcacaaaaaagcatttttgaaaattgaattttttagaataatcCCAATGTATgcattcgtaatttttttttgcgccACCCTGTTTGAGTTCATAGGCTTTGGCCCCATGTGGAAAACCATTATATCTCCAGAGGTGCAGGACTGCAGAAAAAATTGGTGGACAAATTTGCTTTTCATTAGCAACTACGTCAACGCTGATCACAtggtaaaaaaacattaacctcccaaataaaatgataagaaatttgttttagtgCATGGTTCACAGCTGGTACCTCTCCTGCGACTTCCACTACTTTATTCTAGCCCTAATCCTTAGCATTCTTATATACAAAAACAAGAAACTAGGCCTAATAGTGCTAGGTTTAGTGTTCATAATATCTATCCTCATCCCATTCACTATCGTCTACATCTACCAAAGACCTGCTGTATTGTTCTTCTACTTGGATTTCATCCGAAGTCCAAAGTCGCATCCAGACTTTTTACTGACTTACATTAAGTCGCATGCCAGAAGCACTCCGTATGTCGTGGGAATTATTGCTGGGTATTTGTTTTATAGATTAAGGCAGCAAAAGGCGAATGTCAACTGGGTAAGTGAAACATTATTTGAACCCCAGGTATATAATCTTAAAGTACGTAATGAGATAAGGTAAAAAGAGAAAGCTGCGAGTGTTATCCAATACTAAATTGTGTCAGACGAGCCAATACACATAATTGGTTAGGTGTACGTTGAAGGTAGTATGTACAATCCGCAACTTATGATTATGAAGAAAGGCAATAAGCGTGCAAATGTTGCAAAATTGTGCTGATATAAGCATTGTGGTATTTCATTGGTATCGGAAACAATGGATATAGCTTTCGTGTATGTACATGTTTGATCAAAAAACCCTGTTTATAGAGCaggaaaattttgcaaaaatgtacTAATAGCTTCAATAACTCAAAAATGAACAGAGATAAGTATAGGGATTTGTATAGTGGAATTCTTAGCCACAACTTCTACTTAggaaatatgcaaaaatatataccGTATTTGACTAGAAAACTGtgacattcaaattttaattaaatattcttctCTGAAGGTGGATAACTAAAAAACCTATATATTacctatatatgtatatgcacTCCTGAAGAATATTTACTCGTATGCATTATCAGTCATTGACCTTTTCAGATCGCGTCCTATCTAATTTTCATATCCTCAGTGACCCTAATGATAATATCCATAGTCACTGGAGTTATCTTCTACAATCCATATTACGAGTACGACACACTGGATGCAGCTTCATATTCAGTTTTACATAGAACTGTTTGGTCAATAGGTATGTATGATCAATATGATGGTTGGAAAGGTCAAAATTgaactattcaattttttagtcTTCTAATCTAGttcaaaaaccttttttatcgattcaaataaacataattttatgtcAGAACTTGAGAATCGCTgccgataaaaaaatttcaagcgCGCGATTGAATTTTAACtcagaatttcaaaaacaatattgcTATTTCAACTTTTGTTCTATCTTCTATAATAACAAGATACGAGACtatatgcaaattttaaaaaatgctctaTATAGTATCAAAAAGTAACCAAGTTGGCACTGAGTAATGtcataaattttctttgtaaaaTCAAATCTAAGTTTCAAGAGACAGATTTGATCTATCTATTATCCTTTTGCTAATACCccataaattcataaaaaagacgtacaaacatatttttactttaggAAGCGTTGGAGTTCTCTTCGTGGCAAGTTATGGCAAAGTCAAGTGGGTTTATTCTTTCCTGTCGTGGAGGCCGTGGATACCTTTAAGCAAACTGGTTTACGGCGCATATTTGGTGCATTTCCAAATCCAGATGCGAGGAGTTGCGAAAAAAGGAGCTGCTGACGTTACCTCATACTTTGATATTGTAAGTTTGtttgtcttattttttttatatagtttaAGGTAATCTGTTTCCTCGCGCAAGATTTTACTAAATTCTCAACAAAGATGTCAAACATTGGAGAAACCTTGAAGAATTCAACACACACATATCTGAAAAATCTTCaggttttcgagaaattttattagattttttttttggtaatttttctaaattcggGATAGTTGCTCAAATTTGCAATTGGTATTAGCGAGAAATATACTGCtattttaattggaattttatgcctccaaagtattttttcaaaaacatttaaccCTAGCTGTTACTAATTTTGACTaaatttttgtctaaaaaCTCGACCCTAGTCAcctttttgtttcttttttttagatCAGTTTTGCCATATCGGACATAGTATTATCTTTCGGACTGGCTTTCTTGCTTTATTTGGCCATAGAAGCACCGTTCAGGAACATATTTGCTGTATTGTTCTTTCCTCCCAAGACACGtaagaaaacaataataaacaataataataacgaaGAAAACGTCAGCGAAAAAACCTGTGATAGCCATTTATAGGAGTAGAATAAGTTATTTGCataataagtatttttaagtgaaattgACTGTATTGTAGTAACTCATACAACCGCCACCAGTTTTGTTGTTTTCTGTTTTAGCATCTATAAATGTAGAGTACCTATTGTTGTGTAACGCTTGTTATAGTCATGTAAATATTAGATAAGGAGAGGAAATGAAATGAGAATGTATAGaattacttattaaatatGATGGAATATCTAAATTTATCTTCCATAATAGATGGACAATTTCTTATTGGAGTGTTGTTAGTTTAATCGCATTCACTACGAAAAACATCGATTCCTAACAAGATATTAAAGTCTGTAAAGCTGGTTTTCCACGACTCTTTAAGCCCTATTTCGAATTTgtcaatatttcattttgcttTCCCAGTCGTTTCGAAATCTCATtgattttttagtaaataacaTGCCCATTTTAAGGATCACAAAGCAACTTTAATTATCAAATTagcaaattttcaacttttttttaatgaaaccaACTTGCAGCAGCACAGTACAAAAAACTTTCAgcaacaaatttgaaaatggctTGGAAATTGAGCTTGTTCCCTAGGATCAAGTTATTTCGTGATATGCAATCGTTCAGTTTAACATAGCCTTAAAGATTGtcgaaaaaattttacaaattttctaattcaaaatcgaaaaatgcTTTATCTTATTGTGTTCTCACTggaaaattcaagaatttttattcGCCTTCAAGTCAAGAAATtacttttcataatttttgagattttagtTAGTTATAAATGAATATTATAGGGagtatacagtgtgttcaagTTAAGAATATCTAGTATGGGGATCTTATAAACGGTAGTAGATACATACTtggttaaatgggagaaaGGTTGTGCATTTAAGGGTAGTTTCACAACGCAACAGTTCTAcagaattatttttgtagTTATGGTTTATTTCGAAACAATCAAAAGTTTCAAATGTCAAAAACTAAAGATTGGgatatgaatttaaaatgcatttaaagaaCACTGCAAGCATCCCTATCGGCTTCTATACTCCACCATTTGAAGATAATGAAAACAATTCGGGAAGTTTTATCCTACTAGATCGCAACCTCTGAAAGAAGCAATTTATAGAGACAAAGAAGGAAGGATGAACTATGAAAGTGTTATGTCCCCTTAAGATGGTGAATAAAATTGCTGGGATGAGCGGAATATTAAATGCTATTGGTTAATCATCAATTTATCATCTGTGTGGtgttaaaagaattttaagttttgaagGAGCTGTTCTTGTAAAGGCACAAAGACATGGCTTTTTCGTATCTTTTCACCGAAAACCATTAGGTTCCGGATGCCCTTGGTGAGGGCATTGGAATCGTTACTGTGGCAAAACATAATCTAATTGTGACGTTATAAACACCAATAAAAAGTGTCTCACTCCAagaattttatacattttgcGCAACCATATCCGATAACTAAAAATCATCTACGCCGTGTGCCAAAATCAATATTCTCAACGCCTTTTCCGAGGAGGAGAGTGTAGTCTCGATACGGAAATGTGCACGCGACGTCACAAAGATAACCCAATTCGCTGTTTCTTGCTTGAGCCACGTTGTGTGCACCCGGCTTCACCGAAAGGTACTTTAAACAGCAACAGTAAGCTCACAACTGTTCGCATGTGTAAACCAAGTGTTCGGTTACACTAGTGAGAATTTAACACGGTTCTTATTGCAATTTACACGGTGAAAATGAGTGAGGGAATGCTGGTAAACGGGTTGAGGAAAGCCAACGCGATGGGCATTTATGACGACAACAATGAGGACAGAGATTCTGGATCTGGAGATGTCATTTTGGAACAAAGGATTGGTTAGTATATGAATAAAAGAAGAGTTTCATGTGGTGTTTTGTAAGTCCTGGGAAAACAAGGTTATGTTGTATATCGATCTGTTTCTTGATTAGAGGGTGAGATATAATAGAGGAGGTTAATTTATGCCATATGTTTAGAGTGGGAGAGAAATTAGGCCAATGCGATTCGTGGTAATACTTAGGCACATAGggaatttaaaagtttaataagaTTTGCACATGTACTATGCCTAtttacaaaacaaatcaaaggGCTGTGAAATTGTAGTGCTTCGCTCATACTCAATGATTTAAGTATCTACGCACATTTAGTAACTACATATGTTCTTTCTCAGTTCATGTGATTTCATCATGTGACATCACCTTCAGCTCATCGCATATCACGTTCAATCCATGTTTTTACCACTAGGATTTT of Euwallacea similis isolate ESF13 chromosome 3, ESF131.1, whole genome shotgun sequence contains these proteins:
- the LOC136420012 gene encoding nose resistant to fluoxetine protein 6-like, whose protein sequence is MYFFARLLVFGGITLVVASEEPKPLEKNVDIFPELPLGVIDGTDVLCREHSRMYIEALKNLTLWAYEMRDSSAKSVQGILRGSIAQFGHFEECLTAKAPFPTQYCIATIAADIPIPSNPRDSKSLAYGENETVINKIYDKKDPSQQPENVVLLGWCIPAACKPPEIEKYLNKYLARVDTPLRKENVTYMSHVAEQSCQLQVSERNWDQLDISFVLVSAIIIFLIITSTICDFIWPNEEKLHGGSPLRNLLVAFSVTKNYSKLERSEDSNPALEVLYGMRVICIFMIITDHRFGTFLSSGILNFDTVEEQYRSFFGTLVFHGDLFVDSFFILSGLLVTYCLLVQWEKKFLNPIFIIILRYMRIIPMYAFVIFFCATLFEFIGFGPMWKTIISPEVQDCRKNWWTNLLFISNYVNADHMCMVHSWYLSCDFHYFILALILSILIYKNKKLGLIVLGLVFIISILIPFTIVYIYQRPAVLFFYLDFIRSPKSHPDFLLTYIKSHARSTPYVVGIIAGYLFYRLRQQKANVNWIASYLIFISSVTLMIISIVTGVIFYNPYYEYDTLDAASYSVLHRTVWSIGSVGVLFVASYGKVKWVYSFLSWRPWIPLSKLVYGAYLVHFQIQMRGVAKKGAADVTSYFDIISFAISDIVLSFGLAFLLYLAIEAPFRNIFAVLFFPPKTRKKTIINNNNNEENVSEKTCDSHL